In Sphingobacterium zeae, one genomic interval encodes:
- the fabF gene encoding beta-ketoacyl-ACP synthase II, translated as MKRVVITGMGTINPLGENIDIFWDNILRGENHTTLISRFDASLFRTQIASEIKHFQPEKYLDRNEIKRSDLFTQYALYSAAQAMEDSGLDLDAIDPFDIGVIWGVGQGGMETFEKEVEGYVTGDYKPRFSPFFVPRLIVNMASGMISMKYGLKGINYTTVSACATSNTAFMDAFNYIRLGKAKVFISGGSEAPITPASVGGFSAMKAMSSRHDSPQTASRPFDRDRDGFVMGEGAGALILEEYEHAKQRGAKIYAELVGASMTADAYHMTSPHPEGIAAAKAMTLALEEAKINTSELDYLNLHATSTPVGDIAELKAVQRAFGNQYNLWVSSTKSMTGHLLGAAGAIEAIIAIKSINNNVIPATINIENIDPEIPEGIQIVINQPLEKPVQTTMSNAFGFGGHNSSIVFKKI; from the coding sequence ATGAAAAGAGTTGTAATAACTGGCATGGGAACAATTAACCCGCTGGGAGAAAACATAGACATATTTTGGGATAACATTTTGCGAGGCGAAAACCACACAACACTTATTAGCCGTTTTGATGCTTCGTTGTTTCGAACGCAGATTGCAAGTGAAATTAAACACTTTCAACCTGAAAAATACTTAGATAGAAATGAGATTAAACGGAGTGATCTCTTTACGCAATATGCTTTATACAGTGCAGCGCAGGCAATGGAAGATTCGGGACTAGATCTCGATGCCATAGATCCATTTGATATCGGTGTCATCTGGGGTGTTGGTCAGGGCGGCATGGAAACTTTCGAAAAAGAAGTAGAAGGCTACGTGACAGGAGATTACAAACCACGATTCAGCCCTTTCTTTGTTCCTAGACTTATCGTCAATATGGCTTCAGGCATGATTTCAATGAAGTATGGCTTAAAAGGAATCAATTACACTACCGTATCGGCTTGCGCCACATCCAATACGGCCTTTATGGATGCTTTTAATTACATTAGGCTCGGCAAAGCCAAAGTCTTTATCAGTGGCGGTTCCGAAGCCCCCATTACCCCGGCTTCCGTTGGCGGTTTTTCTGCCATGAAAGCCATGTCGAGCCGGCATGATAGCCCACAGACTGCAAGCAGACCCTTTGATCGGGATCGTGATGGTTTTGTCATGGGTGAGGGAGCTGGAGCACTCATCTTGGAAGAATACGAACATGCCAAGCAAAGAGGTGCAAAAATTTACGCAGAGCTTGTCGGAGCTTCAATGACCGCAGATGCTTACCATATGACCTCGCCTCATCCCGAAGGGATAGCCGCAGCAAAAGCCATGACTCTGGCTTTGGAGGAGGCTAAAATTAATACCAGTGAGCTCGACTATTTAAATCTCCACGCGACTTCAACCCCAGTAGGAGATATCGCCGAACTTAAAGCCGTACAACGAGCTTTTGGAAACCAATATAATCTATGGGTCAGTTCTACCAAATCAATGACAGGACATTTACTTGGGGCAGCCGGCGCTATCGAAGCAATCATTGCCATAAAATCCATCAACAATAATGTAATTCCGGCAACAATTAATATCGAAAATATCGATCCCGAGATTCCCGAGGGAATTCAAATTGTGATCAATCAGCCCTTAGAAAAACCTGTTCAGACTACGATGAGCAATGCTTTTGGTTTCGGTGGGCACAATTCGAGTATCGTTTTCAAAAAGATTTAA
- a CDS encoding SusD/RagB family nutrient-binding outer membrane lipoprotein, with the protein MNALIKKLKYTPILVALLVSGCTKNFEKINTDPDALHDVPPQNMLVNVMRYAGDQFGGDVDGYGTFAGYIVKIQYPEDLSGLTPSNNTYGNRWAACYYNITQMLDLLKKTEKNAEGYKNTRLIARIWNNYMWSYLLDGWGDVPYSEAFQGRPEDGSILKAKYDKQEDIFPAVLADLKSIADEMAGGIGTDEMGDYDVIYGKTNSGSADIKEQMLRWQKFCNSLRLRMAMRISSVAPALAKSTIEEIASDKNKYPVIETNAESCQMFFPGTLPYMEPWYESGIYGSRINNWGMFDIFINHLLETKDPRIAAIAQKNNAGKYIGFINGSKDNPSPATSISWIGLHYINDPAGAVPFFKACETYYILAEAALSGYNVGSLTAKDAYEKAVTLSMEDNNVAASDVANYLSGEGKFNNTKERVYWDMWVALFKENYEAWSLYRRTGIPNTNYPSKIQKFKEPHTDQPFRLPYPNNEYLYNAENVKAAAAGTVDYNWGKRLWWAKENGKE; encoded by the coding sequence ATGAATGCTTTAATAAAAAAACTAAAATATACACCTATCCTAGTCGCTCTTTTGGTATCTGGATGTACCAAGAATTTTGAAAAAATTAATACAGATCCGGACGCTTTACACGATGTTCCTCCTCAAAATATGTTGGTGAATGTAATGCGGTATGCCGGAGATCAATTTGGTGGCGATGTAGATGGCTATGGTACCTTTGCAGGCTATATTGTTAAAATTCAATATCCGGAGGATTTAAGCGGGTTAACACCTTCGAATAATACATATGGAAATCGTTGGGCTGCCTGTTATTATAATATTACCCAAATGCTTGATCTGTTGAAAAAAACGGAAAAAAATGCTGAGGGATATAAAAATACCCGCCTCATTGCCAGAATATGGAATAATTATATGTGGTCGTATTTATTGGATGGCTGGGGTGATGTTCCATATTCAGAAGCATTTCAAGGACGTCCCGAGGATGGCTCGATCTTGAAAGCCAAATATGATAAACAGGAAGATATCTTCCCTGCAGTATTGGCCGACCTTAAATCAATTGCGGATGAAATGGCGGGAGGGATAGGAACGGATGAAATGGGGGATTATGATGTGATATATGGAAAAACCAATAGTGGAAGTGCGGATATAAAGGAGCAAATGTTAAGATGGCAAAAATTCTGTAATTCGTTGCGCTTACGGATGGCCATGCGTATTTCTTCTGTTGCGCCAGCATTGGCTAAATCGACTATTGAAGAAATTGCGAGTGATAAAAATAAGTATCCTGTTATCGAAACAAATGCGGAAAGTTGCCAAATGTTTTTCCCTGGCACCTTACCTTATATGGAACCTTGGTATGAATCGGGCATTTACGGTAGTCGTATTAACAACTGGGGAATGTTTGATATTTTTATCAATCATTTATTAGAGACCAAAGATCCACGTATAGCAGCCATTGCGCAAAAGAATAATGCAGGTAAGTATATAGGATTTATAAATGGTTCAAAAGACAATCCATCGCCAGCAACCTCAATTTCTTGGATTGGTCTGCATTATATTAATGATCCTGCGGGTGCAGTACCCTTCTTTAAAGCCTGTGAAACCTACTATATTTTAGCGGAAGCAGCTTTATCAGGATATAATGTGGGGTCGCTCACAGCGAAAGATGCTTATGAAAAAGCCGTTACACTTTCGATGGAAGATAATAACGTAGCAGCAAGTGATGTAGCGAATTACTTGTCTGGTGAGGGTAAGTTTAACAATACGAAAGAACGTGTTTATTGGGATATGTGGGTGGCTTTATTTAAAGAAAATTATGAAGCTTGGAGCTTGTATCGCCGTACGGGTATTCCAAATACAAACTATCCTTCGAAAATTCAAAAATTTAAAGAACCTCACACCGATCAACCTTTCCGTTTACCATATCCAAATAATGAATATTTGTATAATGCAGAAAATGTTAAAGCTGCAGCGGCTGGAACAGTCGATTACAATTGGGGTAAGCGATTATGGTGGGCTAAAGAGAACGGTAAAGAATAA
- a CDS encoding helix-turn-helix transcriptional regulator has product MQKNPADRILMLLKMRREATAALIATELAITKEGARKHLLNLANQNLIVSNARSEGIGRPSTYYSLSPQGMARFPDSHADITVQLLQSIKQVLGENALDLLISDRESKVYQKYTEALSDIESIEKKLEVIAAKRTAEGYMAEWKKEADDYLLIENHCPICAAATECQGFCRSELNNFQQLIGPAYRICRTEYIIENAPRCTYRISKAK; this is encoded by the coding sequence ATGCAGAAGAATCCAGCTGATCGAATATTAATGTTATTAAAAATGCGCCGAGAAGCCACTGCAGCTTTGATTGCAACAGAGTTGGCTATAACAAAAGAAGGGGCCCGTAAACATTTATTGAACCTCGCGAATCAAAACCTGATTGTCTCCAATGCCCGGAGCGAAGGTATAGGCCGCCCTTCGACTTATTACAGTCTGTCACCACAGGGCATGGCAAGATTTCCAGATAGTCACGCCGACATTACAGTACAACTGTTGCAGTCGATTAAACAAGTACTTGGCGAGAATGCTTTGGATCTACTTATTAGTGATCGGGAGTCCAAAGTATATCAAAAATATACTGAAGCGCTATCGGATATTGAATCCATCGAAAAAAAACTTGAAGTTATTGCCGCAAAAAGAACGGCGGAAGGTTATATGGCAGAATGGAAAAAAGAGGCTGACGATTATCTTCTCATTGAAAATCATTGTCCCATATGTGCAGCAGCAACCGAATGTCAGGGATTCTGCCGCTCAGAACTGAATAATTTTCAGCAACTCATCGGTCCGGCTTATCGTATCTGTAGAACAGAATACATCATCGAAAACGCCCCCCGCTGTACCTATCGTATTTCAAAGGCGAAATAA
- a CDS encoding DUF2480 family protein, protein MFINKVENTGILALDLIDFKTNLAILSFDIKTLLYQEAIVKEKEFREALAAVDWSAFRNKAVAISCSVDAIIPPWVYMTLAEKLHPVAAYYDFKDVEALAIDLWRQTLRSTDLSHFQNQKVVVRARPEIPASLFMLAAERLIPIVQTLMYGEVGMPKVIFKKSKV, encoded by the coding sequence ATGTTTATCAATAAAGTTGAAAACACGGGTATATTGGCTTTAGATCTAATTGATTTTAAGACCAATCTTGCTATCCTAAGTTTTGATATCAAAACATTGTTGTATCAGGAAGCAATCGTTAAAGAAAAAGAATTCAGAGAAGCTTTGGCTGCGGTGGACTGGTCTGCTTTTCGAAACAAGGCGGTTGCCATTAGCTGTTCTGTGGACGCAATTATCCCGCCTTGGGTCTATATGACCCTGGCGGAAAAACTTCATCCTGTTGCAGCTTATTACGATTTTAAGGATGTGGAAGCACTGGCCATAGACCTATGGAGGCAGACTTTGCGATCGACGGATTTATCGCATTTTCAGAACCAAAAAGTTGTCGTACGAGCCCGTCCAGAAATTCCGGCATCACTTTTTATGTTAGCAGCAGAACGTTTGATTCCGATTGTACAAACGTTGATGTATGGCGAGGTGGGTATGCCTAAAGTTATTTTTAAAAAGAGTAAAGTATAA
- a CDS encoding superoxide dismutase: MHKFQLPQLGYAYAALEPYFDRETMTIHHQKHHQAYVNNLNKALEGTAGEADDLLDILTSVSKYSPAIRNNGGGHFNHTLFWEILSPNPKTVPTGKLADEINAAFGSLEELKAQIKNAGLGQFGSGWSWLYVKHSGALAIVATPNQDNPLMDTQSIGRGFPILGVDVWEHAYYLKYQNKRADYLDAFWSLLDWSVVEQKYDAVIAGLV; the protein is encoded by the coding sequence ATGCACAAATTTCAATTACCCCAGTTAGGATATGCCTATGCGGCGCTTGAACCATATTTTGATCGCGAGACCATGACGATTCATCATCAAAAGCATCATCAAGCTTATGTTAACAATCTAAATAAGGCATTGGAAGGAACAGCAGGCGAAGCTGACGATCTATTGGATATATTAACAAGCGTAAGTAAATATAGCCCAGCAATACGCAATAACGGCGGCGGTCACTTTAACCATACGCTATTTTGGGAAATTTTATCGCCCAATCCAAAAACGGTACCCACAGGGAAGTTAGCCGATGAGATAAACGCTGCCTTTGGTTCTTTGGAAGAGCTCAAAGCCCAGATCAAAAATGCTGGACTTGGGCAGTTTGGTTCGGGCTGGTCTTGGCTGTATGTAAAACATTCCGGCGCCTTAGCTATCGTAGCTACTCCCAATCAGGATAATCCGCTGATGGATACACAATCGATCGGCAGAGGTTTCCCTATTTTGGGGGTCGATGTTTGGGAGCATGCGTATTATTTGAAATATCAAAATAAAAGAGCCGATTATTTGGATGCATTTTGGTCGCTTTTGGATTGGTCTGTTGTTGAACAAAAATACGATGCTGTGATTGCAGGCTTGGTTTGA
- a CDS encoding TetR/AcrR family transcriptional regulator yields MSKAEQTRQFIIEKTAPIFNKKGYFATSLSDITTATGLTKGSIYGNFKDKEDLSIHVYTYQSRKISEAVNQQITQQKTSLKKLLSFLDFYKDNFKNIAASGGCPMMNAAVEADDSLSFLTPKVRRSFDLWRQRLILILEEGVANGEFKQHISAENYAITFMAMVEGGILLSKISGRIKDLAIVLDKMKEMVDREIKA; encoded by the coding sequence ATGTCAAAAGCAGAACAGACACGGCAATTTATCATTGAGAAAACCGCGCCCATCTTTAATAAAAAAGGTTACTTTGCAACTTCTCTCTCGGACATTACGACAGCGACAGGTTTAACAAAAGGAAGTATTTATGGTAATTTTAAGGACAAGGAAGATCTGTCCATACATGTTTATACTTATCAGAGCAGAAAAATTTCAGAAGCTGTCAATCAACAGATTACTCAGCAAAAAACATCCCTAAAGAAGTTATTGTCTTTTCTAGATTTCTACAAAGATAATTTCAAAAATATCGCAGCTTCAGGAGGTTGTCCCATGATGAATGCGGCCGTGGAGGCCGATGATTCGCTATCTTTTTTAACCCCCAAAGTCAGACGTTCCTTTGACCTTTGGAGACAGCGCCTAATTCTAATTCTTGAAGAAGGAGTTGCTAACGGCGAATTTAAGCAGCATATTTCTGCTGAAAATTATGCCATCACCTTTATGGCGATGGTCGAAGGCGGAATCTTGCTTTCCAAGATTTCCGGCCGAATAAAAGATCTTGCCATTGTATTGGATAAAATGAAGGAAATGGTGGATCGGGAGATCAAGGCTTAA